In the Wyeomyia smithii strain HCP4-BCI-WySm-NY-G18 chromosome 2, ASM2978416v1, whole genome shotgun sequence genome, one interval contains:
- the LOC129725941 gene encoding ADP-ribosylation factor 1 — MGNVFANLFKGLFGKKEMRILMVGLDAAGKTTILYKLKLGEIVTTIPTIGFNVETVEYKNISFTVWDVGGQDKIRPLWRHYFQNTQGLIFVVDSNDRERIGEAREELMRMLAEDELRDAVLLIFANKQDLPNAMNAAEITDKLGLHSLRNRNWYIQATCATSGDGLYEGLDWLSNQLKNANR; from the exons ATGGGGAACGTATTCGCAAACCTGTTCAAAGGACTGTTCGGCAAAAAGGAGATGAGAATACTTATGGTCGGATTGGATGCCGCTGGTAAAACCACAATCCTGTATAAACTTAAATTAGGAGAAATTGTTACAACGATTCCTACCATTG GTTTCAACGTTGAGACTGTAGAATACAAAAACATTAGTTTCACAGTGTGGGATGTTGGTGGTCAGGATAAGATCCGACCTTTGTGGAGGCattatttccagaatacacAG GGACTCATCTTCGTCGTGGACAGCAACGACAGGGAGCGTATCGGCGAAGCTCGGGAAGAACTGATGCGAATGCTAGCGGAGGACGAACTTAGAGATGCTGTTCTACTTATATTCGCTAACAAGCAG GATTTACCAAATGCAATGAACGCTGCAGAGATCACCGATAAGCTAGGCCTGCACTCGCTGAGAAACCGCAACTGGTACATCCAGGCGACCTGTGCAACAAGCGGCGACGGTCTG